A portion of the Geoalkalibacter ferrihydriticus DSM 17813 genome contains these proteins:
- a CDS encoding SH3 domain-containing protein: MFRRLFFLLLICLFLDAASGIAASGDRLYVTGSSVNVRSGPDTSRSVLMQLGEGHELTEIERRNDWVRVRIAWIGGSGWVHDSLLTSEAPADAAQVRPPSYHQFVQNVEQLNLEILDILDDVFFTRVAYRGEGSVELTATPAWLSAPEANRRRDVEALYGLWTAHHGGDESALVIVNPRGDQVTRYP, encoded by the coding sequence ATGTTCCGCCGTCTGTTTTTTCTGCTTCTTATCTGCCTTTTTCTCGATGCCGCCAGCGGTATAGCCGCAAGCGGCGATCGCCTTTATGTCACCGGTTCCAGTGTTAACGTGCGGTCGGGACCCGATACAAGTCGATCCGTTCTGATGCAGCTTGGGGAAGGGCATGAATTAACGGAAATCGAACGACGAAATGACTGGGTTCGCGTTCGCATCGCCTGGATTGGAGGCAGCGGCTGGGTCCATGACTCTCTGTTGACTTCGGAGGCGCCTGCCGATGCCGCCCAGGTGAGACCGCCTTCATACCACCAGTTTGTCCAGAATGTCGAACAGCTCAACCTGGAGATTCTTGACATTCTTGACGATGTTTTTTTCACCCGCGTTGCCTATCGAGGTGAAGGGAGCGTGGAATTGACGGCAACCCCTGCCTGGTTGTCTGCCCCCGAGGCGAATCGCCGCAGGGACGTTGAGGCGCTATATGGCTTGTGGACGGCTCATCACGGCGGTGATGAAAGTGCTCTTGTTATCGTCAATCCCCGTGGCGATCAGGTGACCCGGTATCCCTGA
- a CDS encoding mechanosensitive ion channel family protein has translation MIENRPPQNRSSALRRRRPPRRRRPGARRNPGDPLSGARGRLRRFRQATLLAVALTSLLLMIIAPWETGLVDGAEEGMVVTAAPLPGDSAETAPGEKPAAQESGNTEMEGPLGQAAAEEAARTVQVLWEGFYGNLPKFVVVLGVLAVAWFLVCIIRPLLRRTLRRWERANALIALFGIGVWLLAAGISLSVLAGDIRALVGSLGLIGLALSWALQTPIESFTGWILNSFQGYYRVGDRVAVGEVFGDVYQIDFLTTTVWEIGSPGRGGFVQAEQPTGRLITFPNNEVLAGTVVNLTRDFPYVWDELTVPLANESDLGYGMQVLTGVAGELLGVQMVEPARRYGEILRRAGLETGVPGDPQVFLAMNDSWTDLVIRYLVHARERRTWKSELTMRVMDELKKPEHQGRLISVYPRRQLQFIGPDGKAEPVDADRDRS, from the coding sequence ATGATCGAAAATCGCCCGCCGCAGAACCGAAGCTCCGCCTTGCGCAGGCGGCGTCCGCCCCGCCGTAGACGGCCGGGGGCGCGCCGCAACCCGGGCGATCCTCTGTCCGGAGCCCGGGGAAGGCTGCGCCGCTTCCGCCAGGCCACCCTTCTGGCGGTGGCCCTCACCAGCCTTCTGCTCATGATCATCGCCCCCTGGGAGACCGGGCTTGTCGACGGCGCCGAGGAGGGGATGGTCGTCACGGCCGCCCCCCTTCCCGGCGATTCGGCCGAAACCGCCCCCGGCGAAAAGCCTGCCGCTCAGGAGTCCGGCAATACCGAAATGGAAGGACCCCTCGGGCAGGCCGCCGCCGAAGAGGCGGCTCGCACGGTGCAAGTCCTGTGGGAAGGATTCTACGGCAATCTCCCCAAATTCGTCGTCGTCCTGGGTGTTCTTGCCGTCGCTTGGTTTCTGGTGTGCATCATCCGTCCCTTGCTTCGAAGGACGCTGCGAAGGTGGGAGCGGGCCAACGCACTGATCGCCCTCTTTGGCATCGGCGTCTGGCTTCTGGCGGCGGGGATCTCCCTGAGCGTCCTCGCGGGGGATATCCGGGCGCTGGTCGGCTCCCTCGGCCTCATCGGCCTTGCCCTCTCCTGGGCGTTGCAAACCCCCATCGAGAGCTTCACCGGGTGGATTCTCAACTCCTTCCAAGGATATTACCGAGTGGGGGATCGGGTGGCGGTGGGTGAGGTCTTCGGCGACGTCTACCAGATCGACTTTCTGACGACGACCGTCTGGGAAATCGGCTCGCCGGGGCGGGGAGGGTTCGTCCAGGCGGAACAGCCGACGGGGCGGCTCATCACTTTCCCCAACAATGAGGTGTTGGCGGGGACGGTGGTGAATCTGACCCGCGATTTTCCTTACGTCTGGGATGAGTTGACCGTGCCGCTGGCCAACGAATCGGATTTGGGGTACGGGATGCAAGTGCTGACTGGAGTGGCCGGGGAGCTTCTCGGAGTGCAGATGGTCGAACCGGCACGTCGCTACGGCGAAATCCTGCGCAGGGCTGGGCTGGAGACGGGGGTGCCGGGGGACCCCCAGGTCTTTCTAGCGATGAACGATTCCTGGACAGACCTCGTCATCCGCTATCTCGTCCACGCCCGGGAGCGTCGTACGTGGAAGAGCGAGCTGACGATGCGGGTCATGGATGAGCTGAAAAAGCCCGAGCACCAGGGACGGCTCATCAGCGTCTATCCGCGCAGGCAGCTTCAGTTCATCGGGCCGGACGGCAAAGCGGAGCCGGTCGATGCCGACCGCGACAGATCCTGA
- a CDS encoding endonuclease/exonuclease/phosphatase family protein produces the protein MSIIPKRKTSHFFCRVAVGLLSLALVFGTAVPLFRSDAWWIRIFDFPRIQIAVLLGLTLAGYVALRSYGRLRPWEYALAAVVGLALVWQLISIAPYTAFYPREMSDSHAEDDSNRISLLIYNVLYDNREVAALRNLIRDNDPDIILLSEPTQWWLEQLDGLEDDYPYTLLHPQENHYGKLLYSRLELVNPEIRFLIEPEIPSLRSQVRLRSGTLVTLYGVHPRPPGAKRPEGEEDGGAKNDEGDEAEDGEREDTDMRDAELLLVAKEVSELGDVPVIVAGDFNDVAWSHTTHLFQRIGGLLDPRVGRGFINTFDTRSRLMRYPLDHVFASKHFLLVELRRLPDIGSDHFPMLVVLDYDPGVAAADEEPQPDAGDEQEADEVIDKGKSNG, from the coding sequence ATGTCAATAATACCCAAAAGGAAAACAAGTCATTTCTTCTGCCGCGTCGCTGTGGGCCTGCTTTCGTTGGCGTTGGTCTTCGGCACTGCCGTGCCGCTATTCCGCAGCGACGCTTGGTGGATACGTATCTTTGATTTTCCGCGCATACAGATCGCCGTGCTGTTGGGGCTAACGCTGGCAGGCTATGTAGCGTTGCGTTCTTACGGGCGATTGCGGCCGTGGGAATACGCGCTTGCTGCGGTAGTCGGACTTGCGCTGGTCTGGCAGCTCATTTCCATCGCTCCCTACACGGCGTTTTATCCCAGGGAAATGTCGGACAGCCATGCCGAAGACGATTCCAACCGCATATCGCTTTTGATCTACAACGTGCTCTACGATAATCGGGAAGTGGCAGCGCTGCGCAACCTCATACGCGACAACGATCCCGACATCATTCTGTTAAGCGAACCAACCCAGTGGTGGCTTGAACAGCTCGACGGCCTGGAAGACGACTATCCTTACACGCTATTGCATCCGCAGGAGAATCATTACGGAAAGCTGCTTTATTCCCGATTAGAGCTGGTGAATCCAGAGATCCGATTTTTGATTGAGCCGGAAATCCCGTCGCTTCGCTCCCAGGTGCGGCTCCGTTCGGGAACGCTCGTGACCCTCTATGGCGTGCATCCACGCCCTCCCGGTGCAAAACGCCCCGAAGGCGAGGAAGACGGCGGTGCCAAGAATGACGAGGGAGATGAGGCCGAAGACGGCGAGCGAGAAGACACCGATATGCGGGATGCAGAGTTGCTGCTGGTTGCCAAAGAGGTAAGTGAACTGGGGGACGTTCCGGTCATCGTCGCCGGCGATTTCAACGACGTGGCCTGGTCGCACACCACGCATCTTTTTCAGCGCATCGGAGGCTTGCTCGACCCTCGGGTGGGCCGGGGCTTTATCAACACCTTTGACACCAGAAGCCGCCTCATGCGCTATCCGCTGGATCACGTCTTCGCATCCAAACATTTCCTTCTCGTCGAGCTGCGTCGCCTTCCCGACATCGGATCCGACCACTTTCCCATGCTCGTAGTTCTCGACTACGATCCCGGCGTTGCCGCGGCAGACGAAGAACCCCAGCCGGACGCCGGCGATGAACAAGAAGCTGACGAGGTTATCGACAAAGGAAAGTCTAACGGCTGA